The window TTCATGCTTTCGAACCCAAATGAAATCTACCGTGCAGCACTATCAGAGGCGCTTCTTGATGCAACAGCGAATGCGATGACACTCACCAATACCATGCAAGTGAACATGGACCCAATTCCAATCCGGGTAGATGAGCTCCCACAATCAGTCAGTCCCGAGCCGAGGATGTATTCAATGGCAGAAGTCACAAGTGGTACTCCAATACAGCCAGGCGAAATCGTAGTCGAAGCAAATATCGAAGCGAAGTTTCAATATGGTAGTGATTACTAAGAGGGGAAACATATTTGGTTCCCTCGAGTTAAAAAAATCGTTTATTTTAGTTCTTCCCAATCAAGCTCATAGCTCTCAACGATTTCTGGAAGGCTATGGTTACTGACCACTTCGTAATAGTTCGAACTATTAGGGAGATAAATTTCCACCACAATGGAAACATCCCTAATGATTTCTTTCTTTCAATTCAATCTTGTCGAGTATTTCTTGGTAATGGAAATCATCCAATATATCATATTCCTCACCTTGTATCGCTATATCATCGTTCACTGTGTCGAAATTAATCCAAAACAATTGATTTGAGTAATAAAAACGAATTTCGTAATTTCCGCTATAGACTCTGTCGTTATTCTTTCGCAATTCCATATTTGAAAAAGATTCTACGAGTGAACGAGCATCATCCCCATCAATAGTTGCTTCTTTTTCCTCACCGGTAGGCGGCAGTCCCTCACCCCTATATATAATCACTGCCCTAGAAATGTCCTCGGTTTCAAATGAAAGTGTTTCATCAAAAGTCTTGAATTGCAATTCCATCGTCACCAAATAAAATATCAATATAACAACAGAAAGAAGCGGGACAAGCCTACCAATTGTTTTGGTTCGAGCGTTTTTGATATTCCAACCTATAACCCAATTAATCCCAGATACCACCAAAATGATTATCATGAACAATGTGAATGAAATCTGTGGGCCTGCTTCGAAATACATAAATATCGCATAGAAACTGGTTAAAAAAATGGTGGAAAAAATAGGTCCAGCCCACCATTTGGTGAAGTATCCTGTAAATATTCCTAAGACTAACGCACTCATCGGTAACGTTAAATGAAAGATTTCTAAGCCCACTTGACCCCCTCCTATTTCAAATGGTTAGTTGCCGTTGTATGGATTCCTTTAATCTAGTAATATTTTTTCAATTCGATCAAGTCATCAATTACTATATCAGCTTGGGAGAGTTCATTTTCACGTGCAAAATCGAAATTACATCCTACCGCGACTAATCCGTTAACTTTTGCAGCCTTTATATCAGAGAGACGGTCACCAACTACCGCACCTTTCTTAATATCGTGTTTATCGATGATCGTGCCAACCAAATCAGCTTTATCCAAGGTGTCGATTTGTTGTATGCTGAATGTTTCAGTGACCCAGTGATCTAAGCCATAATAATCTACAATCGCTTTTAAATATTCCTTCAGCCCGTTACTTGCTATGTAAATAGAGAAATCTTTTTCCTTTAAATAATCGAAGACTTCTTCTACATTCGGGTACAGATCGCCTTCACCATTTCTTATATTCTCAACTAATCTTTCTAAGAAATAATCATTGGTGATTTCTCTTTCTTCATACGAATGACTGGGCATTAAAGTTTCCCAAACTTGGGGTAAAGGTACGCCCATAATATCTCGGTACTGATCTATAGGGGTGTCAGCATCCCATTTACCCAATGATCGTAGATGGTCAAAAGCATCATTAAGTGATAATTCTAGGATTTTGTCTGTTTGAAAAAGTGTTCCGTCCATATCGAATATTAGTGCATTAGACAATGTTTTCTCTCCCTTGATTGAAAAAAATTCTATTTAGTTACATCTATATGATTAACTTGCTTATATTTATCAAATAATTTTTGAGACCACCTTAGCTCATAGGATTCTCCGATTTTTACAAGATTCCATGCTGAGGGGTGTAACTCCATTTTTTCCCTTTCATCTGACTGGAATTCAACTTCTAACAAGAAACGGTTATCTTTTTCGATTTTTTCAACGACTTCAGTTGTGGCAATTCCTTTTGAAGAATAATTATTGTATAGAAAATAACCACCAAAAAGAATTAAAGTGGTCAATAAGACACTTACTAAAATCACATAAACTTTCCTCATATGTTCTCTCCTTCTGAATGACCAGCTGTATACCATTTTGGTATGTCTAACTGAAAATCATCCCATTCATTAAGGGTCCTTTCGGTATATCTTCTAAATGTTTCTTTTTGATCAATCGCGACGTTGTGTGCCCAGACTTCTGCAGAAACGATGTGGATGGCTGCATATAGGCGATGTAACTTCCAGAAATCCGCGGGGACAGAACCGTCATGATAACCATCGAATATCCCGCGTGCAAAGGACACGCTGATCGGTAGAGTGAAATATTCAGTTTTATAGAGTTCGTGATAAGGGTCAGCTAACTTGATTTTTTGCATATCAATGATTCCCTCGAAGCGATTGTTATTAAATATCACATTTGATGGGTGGAAATCATAATGCTGGATTCGCTGTGGTCTGTCTTTCATAAGGTATAGTTGATCATAAATGAAATCTAGTACTTTCAAATGTCTTGGGGAGTTCTTGAATATACTCTCGAAGTCTGGCGCTAGTCTGTAAACTCGCTTGTTCCACTTGGATTCCCAAGACGCCACAGGTTGATCCACTGGACTCGCGTGAAGCTTTTGAAGACCTCTTCCAGTATCTAAGCCAGCCTGGTATTGTTCTTGCCCTGACATCACAGGTAAAACTTCTTCAGCATTCTTTCCTTGAAGGTAATCTAGAATCATATAGGGTTTTGATTGGTACATGCCTAATTCGTGTACATTTGGAATAGAGGCTCCGTTGTTAACAGCTTTTTGAATCAACAAAGCTTGTTCTTCTAATTGTTCTGATGAAACGTCACCGAATATCCTTAAAAGATATCGATCGTCGATTACCCATTTTTCATCATGAGAAAAGCCTTTGTTGATTTTGTGGGCAGTTTTGTATTCATTTAAAAAAGAAATACTATCAAATGTCATCGGTTCACCCTTTCCTTATTACTTCTTGATATTTTCTAAGTCAATTCCTGCTCCGAGGAGCTTTTTTTCTGCATCGGCTTCAATTAAATCTTTGAGGTTTCTTAATGTAGGTTCGAAATTCACGTGCTTCTCCATCATGAAACTCATTTCATACTCGATTTCTTTCCACGTAGAAATGTCTGCTTCGTTGTGTTGTATTTGAGCCTCTAACTTATCTAATGCATTCGCTACCTTCGCTTCGTATGTATCTTTGTGTTCGAACTCGAACCATAAATCGTATAATTCCTGGCCCAATTCGTTATCAAGAGTACTTTTAATATTTTTAATCGCTTGGGTCTCATTCTGTTGTTTTATTTTTTTCAAAGCATCGTCTGACATTGTGTCGAATGTGGGAAGGTCACCAGCTTCTGCTTCTACTAAGTCATGAATAATTATCATTTTTAATAGCTTTTCAATCACAACTCTTTGGGACAATAATGGTTCAACCATTATGGCCATCAATGACACTCTCCACGTATGTTCGGCAACACTTTCCTGCCTGCCGTTCGATAACCAGCTATGCCTTAATTCGAATTTTAAACGTTCTGCAAGACTAACAATCTTTAAGATTTTATGTAATTCGGTTTGCATTTATATACACCCCTTAATCAATTGTGAACTTTATTTTACCATATTTTAACTCGATAGCATGGTTGGGTTTTATCATGTAAAATAATCAGTAGCTTGACTGAAAAGGAGTTTATCTATCATGGATCCATATAAAGAGGGACGTTGGAAAGAACAATTCGAGAAGTTTGAAAAGAGCTTCGAGTTATTAGAAAAATATCAGGACATATCAATAGATAGTGAAATCGAAAGAACTGGAATGATTCATTTTTTTGAAATGTCGATGGAGCATGCATACAGCACACTTTTTGACTATTTGGATGCCAAAGGAAATCCCGTCGAATCGAAAAGACATGCATTGAAGGAAATCAAGGAATATCCTTTCATCCAAAATCACCGGACATGGATGAAAATCTATAACCGCAGGAATTTAGCGTACTACCTATTTACGGAAAAAGTGGCGCGTCAACTCACCCAAGATATTCAAACAACTTATTATCCTGAATTAAAATACTTCTATCAACAACTTTCTTTAGAAAAATAAGCGGCAATCTTGGGGGAATACATCTTGAAAAATTGGAAGCATGCTTGGCTTTTACTTGGCTCTGTCGGTATCTCCAGCATAGGTAACTTCATCTACCTTGTTTCGATTAATATATTGGTCTATCAAATGACTGGTTCAGCGGCAGCAGTAGCAGGGTTATGGTTGGTCGGCCCACTGACCAATATGGTGATGAAATTTTGGACCGGTAGTTTTATAGACTTTCGTTCGAAGCGGAAGATTATGATCACTACATATCTGGCGAGGGCAGCTTTGATTTTATGTATTCCTTTCGCAACGAGTGTGGCTTTTATTTATGCCTTTCTTGTATTGTTAGCAATTGCAAATTCATTTTTTATGCCTTCGTCCACTACATATATTACTCAGATGATTCCTAAGGAAGACCGGAAGCGGTTCAATTCGATTCAATCAGTTATGACCTCTGGAGCATTCATCCTTGGTCCATCAATTGGTGGAGGTCTGATTCTTTTGACTAACATTGATTGGACGCTATGGATGAACAGTAGTTTTTTCATCGTTTCCGCAATATTGCTGGCGTTTATACCTGAAAAGGAAATCATTGACCGGTCGTCGATTCCGAAGTTGACGTTCAAACAAGTATGGAGTGATTTTCATGTAGTGGTGGAGTTCATGAAATCTCAAAAATTTGTGGCCTTCTTTTATTTGGCGTTCATTGCAACGATGTGGTTCACTTTCGCCATGGACGCACAGGAAGTTGTTTTTGCCCAAAGTGTGGTCGGACTTTCAGAATTCGACTATAGTTTATTGATCAGTATTACAGGCATCGGTTCGGTTGTTGCGGCAATTCTCTTGTCTATATTTTCGAAAAAGGTGTCGCTTCGTTTTATGGTTGGCGTAGGAGTGGTGATGACGACTGTCGGTTATTTGTTGTATGCATTTGCCTGGTCATTCTCGTCGATTGCATTCGGCTTCATCATTTTAGGTTTTTTCCTTGTGTTTTTTAATGCAGGGATCGCGACATTCTATCAAAATAATATCCCCACCGATACGATGGGGAGGGTGACAAGCATTTTTCAGTTGATTCAAAGCGTGGGGCAAGTCATTTTCGTTCTTGGAGTCGGTGTGTTGGCTGACTTGATTGCACTTCGGATGACGATTGTTGCGATGGCAGTAGGTATGCTGGTCGTTGCCCTTATGATGGCGATCATGGTTTTCCAGCCGAAACGACAATCATATTTTCAAGAAAACTAGCGAACAAACGCGTCCATATTCGCAAATCCGAGCGTCGTATTGACTTCTCCGTAGATACGCTCAATACTGACATCGGTACCGTTCAACCATTTTTCAAAATCAAAAACAACTGGCTCTTTATCCCCGCCAAGTGTGAACCAAGCCACCTTTTCTTTCGGGAAATAAGCAGTGGTGTGAATCGTACCAGACCAACTTTTGTATTTATCGGAAAATAAATCGAGGCTGGAGTCATTGAAATAGTTGAATGCTTGTTTCGCCTCGGACCACTCGTCTAGGTGATCTTCAATTACAGTTTGACGCTTTTGAGAGTCTATTAAATGGTTGCGATTTTCATCGGTCAGCACTTCGAAATGGTTGGTAGATACATTGGATTCACGTACTTTAACTCCTCGAGGGCTAGCTTCCACGACATACGTAACCTCGCTAGAATCGATCATGACGTAGCTGAATGCATTGCGGTGAGGAATTTCTTTTAATAAAGCAACTGCCTCATCGACATTGGCACACGTCTCCAAAATCATCCGCCCGATCATATAACAGACGAACCCATCATGTGTCTTCTTACGGTGGGTGAAATTATAGCCCATCACCAATCCTTCTTCATTCATTCCATCCATACGGCCAGTAATCCGAGAGGACGGACCGACCACAGCGTATCCGCCATCTGTCGGTTGAAAAAAGGTGTAGCGTCCATCGTAGGTTTGCGGATGAAAATCATAATTCCTGACCATATAATCCGTACCCGTCATAATTGAACATCCACTACGTTCGGGTTCGACACGGTATCCTCCGAAATTCCTCAGAACATCCTCCATCGGCATTTCAAGCCCAGCTTGTAAACCTTCGAACTCGTCCCAGATTTGAGGGGCGAATGTCATGAACGCTTTTTTCGCTTCATCAATATCAATCACGAATCGCGCACGTTTTTTCTTCCACTGTCTGTTGCGATTATGTATTGTTAAAGAGTCCTTTAGCTGTTTCCCTTGTTCGTAGCCGAAATCATAATGATTTCCTCTGAATTGAATCACTTCACTATATATTTCTTTCATTGGTATCATCCTCAATTTTTTTTCTGAACACCGAGATTGTAAGTGATGGAAGGAGTGATGTCAAAATAGTTGTTTCGAGATATGTTGTAAAATATTAGTAAATAGAATAGGATGATGATAGATAATTCGGGAGGGGTTGCATGTATACGACACGCATGATCGAAACGTCGCGAGGAGTATTTGAAGTCTTCGTGAAAGGAGAAGGGGAGCCATTGTGTGCGACTCACCTATATTCACAGTTTAATGAAAAAGGTAATTACTTCGCTGATACTTTTACAGAAGAATTCAAGGTTTATTTAGTGAATTTACGAGGCGCAGGGAATTCAAGTCCGGTAATAGAAGACGATGAAATGAGTATGGAAAGCGCTGTTAAAGATATGGAGTCTATTCGAGAAACGTTAGGGATCGACCGTTGGGCATTTGCGGGACACTCCACAGGCGGTATGCTCGGACTAGTCTATGCATTGCAAGCGGGAGAATCACTGACCAAACTCTTTTGTAGTGGAGCTAGTGCTGACATGAATTATGCCAAACACCCTGACAGTATCTATTGTGCTGAGAATCCTAATAACGAAAGAATGAGAGGGATTCTAGCGTTATTCCGTTCAGAAGACACAACGCGAGAAGAAAGAATAGCTGCTGGAAGAGAATGGGGAGCCATGTCTTTATATCGACCGGAAAAAGCTGATGAGTATTATGCTAAACCGAGTAGCGGGGCAGTCATATCTGAAAGGGTAGATTATTTCAGCTACGTAGATGGGCCAGAGTATGACGTGGTTGAAGACTTGAAAAACATTTCGACACCTACATTGGTAGCTTCGGGCCGACATGATGCACAGTGCCCTCTGGATTGTTCTATTCAAATCGCAGATGGAATTCCTGAGGCGAAGCTCGAAATTTTCGAGGAAAGCAACCACAATGCTTTCGTAGAAGAGAAGGATAAGTTTAAACGGGTGGTTAGTCAATTCAAAGAGATGTAAGGAGGAGAACTGTTGGAAAAAATCGCTATCATATCAGATATCCATGGAAATAAAACAGCACTTGATGCAGTATTAGGAGACATTGAAAAAAGGTCGGTGGATCGAATTTTTTGTCTTGGGGATTTAATAGGGAAAGGTCCACAAGGTTCAGCTTGTATTGCAACCGTTAAAGAGAAGTGCGACAAAGTCATTCGTGGGAACTGGGATGTTTTTATTCAAGAAGAAACAGATAATGAGTTCTTACAATGGTATAAAGATCGATTGACTGAAGATGATTACAATTTTTTAAAGAATCTACCTTTTAACATTGATATCGAATTAAATGAACAATTAATCAGATGTGTGCATGCATCACCACGAAGTGAATTTGAACGAATTCTTCCGTGGCACCCACTAGAAGATCGTTTAACAATGTTTGAAAATAGTGATGCGACTGGAACGAGTTCGTCATCACGTAAACCTGATATTGTCTTATACGGGGATATTCACACAAGTTTTTTACATACATATTCGAACGGTATCCTCTGTAACGTGGGAAGTGTCGGCAACTCACTTGATCTAAATAAGGCCTCTTATGTCATTATTGATGGAAGTCACGGAACTAATGGAATCGAATTTGTAAGAGTAGATTATGACCGAGAAGCGGAAGTCGGCATTGCGAGAGATCTTGGTATGCCAGGACTGGAACCATATCGTGGTGAGATCATGTTCGCAAAGTACCGTCATGCATAGAATCGTTGCAAGGGAGTTCGGAAAGATGATAGAAACTAAAGAAGAAATTAAACAGCTAATCCAAGAAGATCACTGGATGATGGGAATATTGAAACAAGTAAAAGAGTTGAATTTACCCGATTGGTGGGTTTGTGCAGGCTTTGTACGCTCAAAAGTTTGGGATGAGCTTCATGGAAATACCGTGAGAACTCCATTAAATGATATTGATGTCATTTACTTTGATGAAAAGGATACTTCAGAAATAACGGAAAAATATTGGGAGAATGAACTAGAGGTTAAAGATCCCTCAATACCTTGGTCAGTGAAAAACCAAGCAAGAATGCATAGAGTCAACGATCTAGCCCCATACACTTCTTCAGAAGATGGCATCTCAAAATTTCCTGAGGCTGCAACAGCTCTTGGAATTAAGCTTGATCCGATGAATCAATTAATACTATCAGCGCCTCACGGGATTAAAGATGTGGTCAATTTGGAAGTGAAGCCGACTCCACTTTTCGCTGAAAACCTTAGACTTTCCGAGATATATGAAAGCAGAATAGAAAAGAAAAATTGGAGAACAACTTGGAATAAACTACGAATCTACTACGTAGACTAGGAGGTCGTTATGAAAGATTGTCCATTTTGCCATCCTGAAGCTTGGGAGAATCAACAGATTATTGCAGAAAATGAATACTGCCGGTTTATACAAATTCCCCAAGAAATATTGGTCGGTTCTGGTTTAATTATCCCTAAGGACCACCGCGAAACCGTGTTTGATTTAACAAAAGAAGAATGGGACGCCACATATTCCCTCATGCACGAAGTTAAGGTGATCCTAGACGAAAAGTATAACCCGGATGGCTATAACTTAGGGTGGAACTGTGAACTTATTGGAGGTCAAAGCATCCTCCACGCGCACCTACATATCATCCCAAGATATTCAGATGAGCCTTTCGTGGGGAGAGGTATTCGATATTGGTTGAAGGGTGAAGAGAATCGTAGAATATAAGGAGTTTTTAGTCAAAAAGATTTCTTTAAATACCCAATTATTATAAGCACTAGCTGCATTTGTTTTAGGTTGGGAAACGTGACTTTGTTGGGAGAGAATACTTTGGAAATAATTATCGACTATCAATGGGAGATTTTTATCGTAGCTGAAATACTATCTTTAGTAGCTTTACTTTTATTTGGATTCTTAAGGTATTTTTTAAACCAGAAAAAGCTGAGCTTGATCTTCATTTTTGTTTTTCTGGGATTATTAGCGCTAGAGGCATTGTTAGGATTTTTGATTTACCGAGTAACAGGAGAAATGTCCACGTTCCAAATTGTTATTATAATTTTTGTCGTCTACGCTTGTACTTTTGGAGTCTATGACTTTATCAAGCTAGATCGTTGGATGAGAAAAAAATTCAGTCAGTGGCGTGGGGTTGATCTTTTAACAGACAAAGATTATCGGGCCATGGAGCAAAATAAAGACCCTAAATATATCGCGAGAAAATACCGTTATAGCAGCATGATTCATTTAATAATATTTGTGGCAGTTCAATTGATTTTCTGGATTTATGGAACAAGTGGGTTGCTCGAAATGAAGGAATATTTAACTGATTTTTCTTGGATTGAAGAAGGAAGATTTGAAAATTCCCCTTACCCAAATGAGACGATCTATCAAATCGGAATGATATGGGGCATCGTGTTTGTGGCAGACTTTTTGTATTCGTGGTCTTACACGATATTCCCATCTAGTGAAAAGTGAATTTAAAGGTGCTCTATCGGTTTTTTTTGAAACATAACTTTATCCGGTGCGTCTAATTCTTTAAAGGTGGTACAGACAATGAGGAGATTAGTTTTAATACTATCTATATTTTTTATGTTGGCATTTGGATTATTTGCATGCGGAACAGATAATAGTGGTCAATCTAACAGCAACGAAAGACCAAATGATACCGAAGATACTAAGCAAGAGGGTGATTTTGAGGTATCTATAAATGTTGAAAATGAAAACGAAAACCCCGAAGTTCATGCCACGATCACTTATATAGGAGAAAAAGAGCAAAAGAATATTTACCACGGAGGAAGTATATTTTTCTTTAATATTTATCAGGTAAATGGTGATTTCGAACATATTGGAGGAATGAACGAGCCATTACTGACCACAACACTTAAGAAAGATGAAGTTCATAAAGTGGAATTTGACCATCCTAGCTTAGATGAGTTAGAAACTGGGGAGTATGAATTTGAAGCAATTGCTGATTTTTCGTTGGATAAGGATAACTATATAGATAACAAAAGAGAAATAACTGTTTCAAAGATCGTAAATATTAAATAAGTGATTAATGCAATGGAGCGTTCTGAAACTTCAGGGAACAGCATTCGAATTTCAGGGAGCCACCCACAAACTTCAGGGTACCGAATTCAACAAGACTTTTTGCAGTTCAAGCGCCCCTGTGTGCTAATCTTTATGAATTATCTAATGACAAAGAGAGCCGATGTGCTCTCTTTTTTTATTGGAGTATATTTGACCTGCATAAAAATCTTGATTCTTGTTAGCGTTATGCTATTATGGTTATATACTAAACTATATAACCATATAAATGAAAGTGATAAAAGGTGGTGATTCCACGTTGAAGAAGGAATTTGATGAAGGGAAGCCCATATTCCAGCAAGTTCGTGAACAGATAGAAGATCAAATTGTAAATGATCAGCTTCAAGAAGGGGATCAGGCACCATCCACGACTCAGCTCGTCAACTTTTACAAAATCAATCATGTAACCGTGGCAAAAGGTGTGAATCAGCTTGTCGATGAAGGCATTTTGTACAAAAAACGAGGTGTAGGTATGTTCGTGGAAGAAGGGGCTAAGGAAAAACTGGTTCAGAAGCGGAAGAGTGCTTTCATGGATACTTATGTCGTTCGATTAGTTCGAGAGGCAGATAAACTGGGGATTTCTGAAAATGAGGTTTTCGATATGATCAAGAAAGTGAAAGGGAGTGGTTCAGATGACAGTTAAGATAGAAGCTCAACATATTTCATTAAATTATAAAGGATTTAAGGCCTTAAAGGATATATCATTTAGCATTGAAGGCGGGAAAATTATTGGACTTATTGGTAGGAATGGCGCAGGGAAGACGTCGTTATTATCTATAATCTCCGCATTTCAGTATACTCCGGAAGGTTCTCTTCGTGTAAATGGAGAAGAAGTTTTTGAAAATGCAAAGGTTATGCGAGATATTGCCTTTCTTTATGATGCTGATTACTCGGATCAGACGGAGAATGTGAAGGATATGCTTGATACCGTCAAAAAGTATCGCCCTTATTACGATGAAGAGTATGCGATGCACCTCGTGAAAAGATTTAAATTGCCACTCGATAAGGCAGCGAATAAACTTTCGAAAGGAATGCAGTCAGCATTGAATGTCACGATGGGACTGGCTAGCCGTGCGCCTATTACAATTTTCGATGAAGTTTATTTAGGGATGGACGCTCCAACTAGAAATATTTTTTATAAGGAATTACTTGAAGACCAAGAGAAACATCCTCGAACCTTTATTTTATCTACTCATTTGGTTTCTGAGATGGATTATCTTTTTGATGAAATCGTAATGATCCATGACGGGAAGCTTTTATTGCACGAAAATTATGGGTCGTTAGTTGAAAAGGGAGTTTCGGTTACAGGTCACCACAAGAAAGTGGATGAATTCGTGGAAAATAAAGAGATTCTCAATGAAGAGAAGCTTGGAACGACGAAATCGGTGACCATTTTTGGTGAATTAAGTGAAGAGGAACTAGAATTTGCAAGAAAAGACGGCTTGGAAATTGGTCCAGTTTCTCTTCAAGACTTGTTTATTCATCTTACAGGAGGTGAGGAATAATGATGTGGAAAAAAGTGACGGGTGATATGTTATTTGAGCAGATGAAATGGGTAGTAATTTATGTTTTTTTCATCATATTTTTTCACATAGCATTACTGATTTTAGCTGTGAACTATGATTTCGAACAAGGTGATTTCCTTACTTTCTCATATGGATCCGCGCCAATTGTTATGTTGATTGTTGGATTAATGAGTGCTTATACATTTTTGCCGATTTTAGTTAACCATGGAGTCACTAGAAAGGATTACTTTATAGGGGGAGCGATATCAGGAGCAGGTGTTTCTATTATTTTAGCGTTGGTTGCTACAGTAATTTCGCTCGCCGGATATGGAGTTTGGGGATTGCTGAACATACAATATGAAATGGATTCCCTGGTAAACAAAATGGGCGGAAACTGGTTGTCTGCCATCATCTTTTATAGTGTATCAATATTGATCGTCTATTACATTGGCTGGTTGATCGGTGTGGGATACTATCGTTACGGGTGGAAGAAAGGCTTCTTCTTTATAGGAGTGGCAATCGTGTTGATGATGGTGACGGATTTCCTATGGGAAGGAGATATTTATAAAGGCTTTGCAGATTGGTTGCCATTTGCCGGAAGTGAATTTTCTTTACCGATTTCTTTACTAGGATCCGCTGTTTTGATTACAATTCTTTTAGTTGTCATTAGAAGAATAACGAAATATGTATCTATTAAGTTGTAAAGGATGGTATTTGGCCAAAGTATTGCGCCATTATTGGCTCAAATAAGCCTGATTTAATGAAGAAAAGCAGCCACATCGGCTGCTTTTTGTATGAGTGTTTATAATAGCGAAATGATAAAACCAATTACTACGATTAAACCGATAACCATTAAAATTGTACGGATCAAGTTACTCACCGTCCTTTTCGATTGTTGCTTATCAATTCCCCCAGGAAGAGAACTTTTAAACATTTTTCGAGAAGGACGTGCCTATTTGACTATCATGACCGGGCAATTTACTCGCTTAGCGACCTTGTGGCTGACGCTACCTAGCACCATGCTTTGTAAATTGTTTCGGCCACGACTACCTAGTACTACACAGTCGAACATATGCCCATTAGCATACTCGACAATGGTGGGTCCTGGTTCACCTTGCAAGATCACTACCTCATAAGGGATTTTCTTTTCTTCTAATAAACCTTCGATATCTTTAAGTCGCTCGCGACGTTTTTTCGCGATCATGTCCTTGTCTCCAGTATGAAGCACATCTGCTTTGGACTTGGACGGGCTAATAGAATACACAACCTCAATAACACTTTCTGGATTGTCTCTTTCTAATAATCCTATGGCATGTTCTGTTGCACGGAAAGAGTGCTCAGAACCATCTGCTGCTACGAGTACACGTTTATACATAAAATCCCCTCTTCTAATTGACCTTTTCAGTCATTGTATGATTTTTCAGACAAATAGTAAAGATTATTCATTCCTAAAAAAAAGTGGCTATCATCCGGAATAGCCACTTTTAGATTA of the Halalkalibacillus sediminis genome contains:
- a CDS encoding HIT family protein — protein: MKDCPFCHPEAWENQQIIAENEYCRFIQIPQEILVGSGLIIPKDHRETVFDLTKEEWDATYSLMHEVKVILDEKYNPDGYNLGWNCELIGGQSILHAHLHIIPRYSDEPFVGRGIRYWLKGEENRRI
- a CDS encoding GntR family transcriptional regulator, which produces MKKEFDEGKPIFQQVREQIEDQIVNDQLQEGDQAPSTTQLVNFYKINHVTVAKGVNQLVDEGILYKKRGVGMFVEEGAKEKLVQKRKSAFMDTYVVRLVREADKLGISENEVFDMIKKVKGSGSDDS
- a CDS encoding ATP-binding cassette domain-containing protein codes for the protein MTVKIEAQHISLNYKGFKALKDISFSIEGGKIIGLIGRNGAGKTSLLSIISAFQYTPEGSLRVNGEEVFENAKVMRDIAFLYDADYSDQTENVKDMLDTVKKYRPYYDEEYAMHLVKRFKLPLDKAANKLSKGMQSALNVTMGLASRAPITIFDEVYLGMDAPTRNIFYKELLEDQEKHPRTFILSTHLVSEMDYLFDEIVMIHDGKLLLHENYGSLVEKGVSVTGHHKKVDEFVENKEILNEEKLGTTKSVTIFGELSEEELEFARKDGLEIGPVSLQDLFIHLTGGEE
- a CDS encoding universal stress protein — encoded protein: MYKRVLVAADGSEHSFRATEHAIGLLERDNPESVIEVVYSISPSKSKADVLHTGDKDMIAKKRRERLKDIEGLLEEKKIPYEVVILQGEPGPTIVEYANGHMFDCVVLGSRGRNNLQSMVLGSVSHKVAKRVNCPVMIVK